A genomic window from Deltaproteobacteria bacterium includes:
- a CDS encoding D-alanine--D-alanine ligase, whose translation MKKQRVVVLMHKELMPPDSLEGVSPKEHEKWRTEFDVVQALRSQGHEVIPVGLGEEILPIRVALEQSKPDIVFNLIEAFHGECMYDQLVVNYLELMGQPYTGCRARGLMLARDKALSKKVLSYHRVPVPKFAVFPVGKKMRRPRHLEFPLIVKSLVEEASYGISQASVVDTDEKLQERIAFIHNHIQTDAIVEEYIDGREVYVGIMGTERLKVLPTWEIDFNNMLEGSNKIATEKVKWDKKYQERHGIKWKRADVDEAFENKLAKLSKRIYRRLHLSGYARLDYRVSAEGQFYLLEANPNPNIAKNDEFATSAKALGIEYGPLIDKILQVGLRLKRRMG comes from the coding sequence ATGAAGAAACAACGCGTGGTCGTATTGATGCATAAAGAGCTCATGCCGCCCGATAGCCTCGAAGGTGTCAGTCCGAAAGAGCACGAAAAATGGCGAACTGAGTTTGATGTGGTTCAAGCGCTTCGTAGCCAAGGTCATGAGGTGATTCCGGTTGGCCTTGGGGAAGAAATCCTTCCAATCCGCGTTGCCCTAGAACAAAGCAAGCCCGACATTGTTTTTAATCTCATTGAAGCCTTTCACGGTGAATGCATGTACGACCAATTGGTCGTCAATTATCTTGAATTGATGGGTCAGCCCTATACTGGCTGCCGCGCTCGCGGTCTGATGCTTGCTAGAGACAAAGCGCTATCCAAGAAGGTACTAAGCTACCACCGTGTTCCGGTACCTAAATTCGCCGTCTTCCCGGTTGGTAAAAAAATGCGGAGACCACGTCACTTAGAATTCCCTCTCATCGTTAAGTCATTGGTTGAAGAGGCATCCTACGGCATCTCTCAAGCATCCGTTGTGGATACAGATGAAAAGCTGCAAGAGCGAATCGCTTTCATCCACAACCACATTCAAACCGACGCTATTGTGGAAGAGTATATCGACGGCCGTGAAGTCTACGTAGGCATTATGGGAACGGAGCGGCTCAAAGTTCTGCCAACCTGGGAAATTGACTTCAACAACATGCTCGAAGGGTCGAACAAAATCGCCACCGAGAAAGTAAAATGGGACAAGAAATATCAAGAGCGCCATGGCATAAAGTGGAAACGTGCAGATGTTGATGAAGCATTTGAAAACAAGCTTGCGAAGCTTTCAAAGAGAATTTACCGGCGACTTCACTTAAGCGGCTACGCTCGGCTTGATTACCGGGTTAGCGCCGAAGGGCAGTTCTACCTGCTTGAAGCAAACCCCAATCCAAACATTGCGAAAAATGATGAATTTGCCACCAGCGCGAAAGCGCTTGGAATTGAATACGGCCCTCTCATTGATAAAATTCTACAAGTGGGTTTAAGGCTTAAGCGAAGAATGGGATAA
- a CDS encoding methyltransferase, whose product MFHPPFDATFILAQTHVVCASLIPEIPLHLLDPKSTLGKMTEEDLESSPFGNPYWAIAWSGSQAIARYILDNPDQIVERSVLDFASGCALSAIAAAQCGAAHVMANDIDPICQYATQLNAGLNKVTVGFSASNLLESPPPKVDIILAGDVCYEEPLATVVIDWLESAVENGTRVFLGDPGRTFLPRSRQRVLQRYQCETIEPWEDTDVTRACVREVTSSKK is encoded by the coding sequence ATGTTTCACCCACCCTTTGATGCAACGTTTATACTCGCTCAGACGCACGTGGTCTGTGCCAGCTTGATTCCCGAAATCCCTTTGCATTTACTCGATCCCAAAAGCACCCTCGGGAAAATGACTGAGGAAGACTTAGAGAGTTCTCCTTTCGGCAACCCCTACTGGGCGATTGCATGGTCGGGCAGTCAGGCCATCGCACGCTACATTCTAGACAACCCTGACCAAATCGTAGAGCGAAGTGTGCTGGATTTCGCATCTGGCTGTGCGCTCTCCGCTATTGCCGCGGCTCAGTGCGGCGCCGCCCATGTGATGGCCAACGACATCGACCCCATCTGCCAATATGCCACGCAACTCAATGCAGGCCTCAACAAAGTCACCGTTGGCTTCTCTGCCTCGAATCTACTCGAATCACCTCCACCCAAAGTCGACATCATTCTGGCGGGCGACGTCTGCTACGAAGAACCACTGGCCACCGTGGTCATCGACTGGCTCGAAAGCGCTGTGGAGAACGGCACTCGGGTTTTCCTCGGAGATCCGGGGCGCACCTTTTTACCCCGCTCACGGCAACGGGTACTGCAACGCTATCAGTGCGAAACCATTGAACCCTGGGAAGATACCGATGTCACTCGGGCGTGCGTTCGAGAAGTAACCTCCTCCAAAAAATGA
- a CDS encoding YceI family protein, with product MRLFAILLLLVGLTSGCNSKSPEIQAKEAANKEALAKQAAEKAAPEAQAVVDKAAPADCTYTITKLTPGWTAYKTTKKVAVGGTFNSVKISGIKPGDTLTAAFTGLSAEIEGASIESGNPARNATVASAFFGKFAEQAKISAKITGATSGKDTGIFITNVTMNGVTKSAQLKHGGVKEGTLVAKAVIDMLDFSLQGAFDSIHKTCEALHTGDDGVSKTWTEVEITITADVTEQCS from the coding sequence ATGCGTCTTTTCGCTATACTTCTACTTTTGGTGGGCCTTACTTCAGGATGTAATTCCAAGAGCCCAGAAATCCAGGCCAAAGAGGCTGCCAATAAAGAAGCACTTGCGAAGCAAGCGGCTGAAAAGGCGGCGCCGGAAGCTCAAGCAGTGGTTGATAAAGCAGCACCCGCAGATTGCACCTACACTATTACCAAACTGACCCCTGGATGGACTGCTTACAAGACCACCAAAAAGGTGGCCGTCGGTGGTACCTTCAACAGTGTAAAAATAAGCGGAATAAAGCCAGGTGATACACTCACCGCAGCTTTTACTGGCCTCTCTGCCGAAATCGAAGGCGCGTCAATCGAAAGTGGTAACCCCGCCCGAAATGCCACCGTTGCTTCTGCGTTCTTCGGAAAGTTTGCCGAGCAGGCAAAAATCTCAGCAAAAATTACTGGCGCAACCAGCGGAAAAGATACGGGCATCTTCATAACCAACGTCACCATGAACGGCGTAACAAAGTCGGCTCAGCTTAAGCACGGAGGTGTCAAAGAAGGCACTCTTGTGGCGAAAGCAGTTATCGACATGCTTGATTTCAGTCTTCAGGGTGCTTTCGATTCCATCCACAAAACATGTGAAGCACTGCATACCGGTGACGACGGTGTATCCAAAACTTGGACCGAAGTTGAAATCACCATCACTGCGGATGTTACTGAGCAGTGCTCTTAA